From one Syntrophorhabdus sp. genomic stretch:
- a CDS encoding DMT family protein — protein sequence QEVITLVVFAVFSLLYLKEEFRWNYLIAFALMAGAVFFMFRD from the coding sequence TGCAGGAGGTCATAACCCTTGTTGTCTTCGCAGTCTTTTCTCTTCTCTATCTCAAGGAAGAATTCAGATGGAACTACCTCATCGCATTCGCCCTCATGGCGGGAGCGGTCTTCTTCATGTTCAGGGACTAG